The genomic DNA CGGCGGACTGCGCTATCTTCTGCGGCTCCGTCGTCGCGAACACGAAGACAACGCGGGAAGGCGGCTCCTCCAGAATCTTGAGAAGCGCGTTCCAGGCTTCACGCGTGAGCATGTGCGCCTCGTCGACGATGTAGACCTTGTAGCGATCGTCGCCCGAAGGAGCATACATCGCGCGCTCGCGCAGCTCACGCGCATCGTCTACGCCGCGGTTGGACGCGGCATCGATCTCGACGACGTCGAGGCTCGAGCTCCCGCTCCAGATGCGCTGGCACGACGTGCAGACTCCGCACGGCTCGCCGTCTGGCTGCTTGTTCTCGCAGTTGAGGGCCATCGCCAGGACACGTGCAAGCGTTGTCTTGCCGACGCCGCGCGGCCCGCAAAGGAGATAGCCATTGGCTACTCGTCCGCGCTCGATTGCGCCGCGCAAAGTGTTGGAGACGTGCGTCTGCACCGCCACGCCGGCGAAGCTTTTAGGGCGGTATTTCCGGGCGAGCGCGAGCGACATTGAGGAGGGGAAATACCCCAGGCCTGACGGAGCAACGTAAGACACCGCACGCCGCTGCTACCTTCGGGGTCCTGACGGAGTTAGCGGGCCGACGCCCTCCGGGACCTGGGGCACACGAAATATAACCTTGGGAGAAACGACAACAACAACTGCAACGGCAACAGCGATTCCTAAGAAAACAAAAAAGGCCCGCCACGCATTATTCGAGCGGCGGGCCTCTTCAGGTGCGAAAGGGACTTTACCTCTTGATCTTGACGGTCGGGACCTTGATGCTGGCCGTGTCCTTTCTCACGTCGATGTTCGGAACCGCCACCTGCGCTGTGTCCGTGCCGACTTCGATCGTCGGAACGTTCAGCGTGTCGGTCTGCGTGCCGACTACGGGCTTCTCGACTTCGAGATCGCCGCTTTCAGTTTTCGAGCAGGCGGTAACTGAAACGGCCAGTAAGGCCGCCACTGCCAATAGCTTTACCACGAGAAGCCTCCGAGGCTGGTTGAATGATGCGTTACCGCGAATGTATGGCAACCTTCGTTCCAGAAATGCGCCCATCATCAAACATTAAAAGGTCTTAATCTTCGAACGCTTCTCGCTGAAGTCTGCGCACCCGTCGCAGCTCGTAAACCTGAGCCACCTCCCCGCCTAAGATGAAGATCATCGCCGCGTAGTACACCCACACCACGATGATCACCACGGCCGCGACCGTTCCCTGGTAGAACGATCCCGGATTGAACGAGTACACGTACGCCCCGAAAAACCGCTTCGCCGCCTCGAACATGAAGCTCGTGAACAGCGACGCTATGAACGCCGTCTGCCACCTGATGTGCCTGTTCGGAAGAAACTTGTAAAGGGAAAAAAACATCAGTGTGATGAAGGCGAACGCAATCGCCTGACCGATGTTGTACTCGAGGGCGCCCATCATGTCCTTACGCAGCCCCAGCTCGCCGAGAATCAGCAACCCCCGAGTCGTCGCCAGCGCGAGGTAGGCGCTCAAACCGGTGTAAAGGACCAGAAGGAGTGTCGAAACAATCGTGATCTGCACGTCGAAAATCTTGCCGGCGACGATGCCGCGATCGGAGTCGATG from Gemmatimonadaceae bacterium includes the following:
- a CDS encoding YihY/virulence factor BrkB family protein, which encodes MAERPFHVRIGWTFRDYAQRVWDNSGEDNVFFLAGGIAFNLLLAAVPFFLLLATGLAYLLNQSADVTSAEINTIVDRFLPPQEAGQPSPIGAILVPIIKSRGAISIYGVIAFIWFSTRLFGSLRSVLCAIFDIDSDRGIVAGKIFDVQITIVSTLLLVLYTGLSAYLALATTRGLLILGELGLRKDMMGALEYNIGQAIAFAFITLMFFSLYKFLPNRHIRWQTAFIASLFTSFMFEAAKRFFGAYVYSFNPGSFYQGTVAAVVIIVVWVYYAAMIFILGGEVAQVYELRRVRRLQREAFED